The Catenuloplanes niger genome includes a window with the following:
- a CDS encoding LamG-like jellyroll fold domain-containing protein, producing the protein MLSPSRPRPARNRFRSRPGTASLIVLSVAAGSLPLLPGTAVAAPGTPAGIAGRNTPPTAPTGLQPAGNGSTCGAVGTLTATFQAVPHDPDGGSQSVEWQWAEVDATGTYRPLPAPAATTASSGGVARAEPVPLTEGTAYAFRARSTDAAPRPATGPWSAWCEFHPDVTRPAQPTITMVTAPTGPGTPVEYRITSPDADVTTFRYGWSQTPLSEVAATTSGALRTATVRLSAPTYGLINLYAYGVDAARNDGVLGRSADFIVPAPRAAIAHFGLETYPGTNESAALADQQPAWGGDTPLTTTGTVWTEHARLRNVRTLTFGDPTARAEAPGLTPDTTASFSVAAWVRLDDLDGTQTIAATDGGPGGWSPFRLQFRGDDDRWCMTLNARLDDGTAVSACSPTAPVAGRWTHVAGSWDATEGTIRIWVDGVPTAVPFTTPLTTGAPFLLGRATNAGGAAEQLRGGLADARFFDRVLTAADLTGTVASDPGSGGLTRIGLLHPVQVADWSFGLAGWCYEEGNYQSWDWVCQAPDSSPFNRRLSTTTGASVATDRDGGNALELNGTHFTDDPSDPHHGESTVERAYAQWNTAPAGQEETWVHSPIVRTDQSFTVSAWLRPDALPAGTHPAVSIAGDVRSAVEIGIRTYTVDGVAQRRWAIVSAGSDSAAAPVSEVSGGVVDEAGLGSTWTHVTAAFDASTGTARLYVNGDLVADGPWQGRWPANGPLTLGAGRDGGAWTGQWYGALDDVRVFHGVGTDGWVRTLATG; encoded by the coding sequence ACCGCCGTCGCGGCCCCGGGAACGCCGGCGGGCATCGCCGGACGCAACACCCCACCCACCGCGCCGACCGGTCTGCAGCCCGCCGGGAACGGCTCCACGTGCGGCGCCGTCGGCACGCTGACCGCCACCTTCCAGGCGGTCCCGCACGACCCCGACGGCGGCAGCCAGTCGGTGGAGTGGCAGTGGGCCGAGGTGGACGCCACCGGCACCTACCGGCCGCTGCCCGCACCGGCCGCGACGACCGCGTCCAGCGGCGGCGTCGCGCGTGCCGAGCCCGTCCCGCTGACCGAGGGGACGGCGTACGCGTTCCGGGCCCGCTCCACCGACGCGGCCCCGCGTCCGGCCACCGGACCGTGGTCGGCGTGGTGCGAGTTCCACCCGGACGTGACCCGGCCGGCGCAGCCCACGATCACCATGGTGACCGCGCCGACCGGTCCGGGCACCCCGGTGGAGTACCGGATCACCAGCCCGGACGCGGACGTCACGACGTTCCGGTACGGCTGGTCGCAGACACCGCTGAGCGAGGTCGCCGCGACCACGTCCGGTGCGCTGCGGACCGCCACGGTCCGGCTCAGCGCGCCGACGTACGGCCTGATCAACCTGTACGCCTACGGCGTCGACGCCGCGCGCAACGACGGCGTGCTCGGCAGGAGCGCGGACTTCATCGTCCCCGCACCGCGTGCGGCGATCGCGCACTTCGGCCTGGAGACCTACCCGGGCACGAACGAGAGCGCCGCACTCGCCGACCAGCAGCCGGCGTGGGGCGGTGATACGCCGCTGACCACGACGGGCACGGTCTGGACCGAGCACGCCCGGCTGCGCAACGTACGCACGCTGACGTTCGGCGATCCCACGGCACGGGCCGAGGCGCCCGGCCTGACGCCGGACACCACCGCGTCGTTCTCGGTCGCGGCCTGGGTCCGGCTCGACGACCTCGACGGCACCCAGACGATCGCGGCCACCGACGGCGGCCCCGGCGGGTGGAGCCCGTTCCGGCTCCAGTTCCGCGGCGACGACGACCGCTGGTGCATGACGCTCAACGCCCGCCTCGACGACGGCACCGCGGTCAGCGCCTGCTCCCCCACCGCGCCGGTCGCGGGCCGGTGGACGCACGTGGCGGGGTCGTGGGACGCCACCGAGGGCACCATCCGGATCTGGGTGGACGGCGTGCCGACGGCCGTGCCGTTCACGACCCCGCTGACCACCGGCGCGCCGTTCCTGCTGGGCCGGGCCACGAACGCCGGTGGCGCCGCGGAGCAGCTGCGCGGCGGTCTCGCCGACGCCCGGTTCTTCGACCGGGTGCTCACCGCCGCCGACCTCACCGGCACGGTCGCCTCGGATCCCGGCTCGGGTGGCCTCACCCGGATCGGCCTGCTGCACCCGGTGCAGGTCGCCGACTGGAGCTTCGGACTCGCGGGATGGTGCTACGAGGAGGGCAACTACCAGTCGTGGGACTGGGTCTGCCAGGCGCCGGACTCGTCCCCGTTCAACCGGCGGCTCTCCACGACCACCGGCGCGTCCGTCGCCACCGACCGCGACGGCGGCAACGCGCTCGAACTGAACGGCACCCACTTCACCGACGACCCGTCGGACCCGCACCACGGCGAGTCCACCGTCGAGCGCGCGTACGCCCAGTGGAACACCGCACCGGCGGGGCAGGAGGAGACCTGGGTCCACAGTCCGATCGTCCGCACCGACCAGTCCTTCACCGTCTCCGCGTGGCTGCGACCGGACGCGCTGCCGGCCGGCACGCACCCGGCCGTCTCGATCGCCGGCGACGTCCGCTCCGCCGTGGAGATCGGCATCCGCACGTACACCGTCGACGGTGTCGCCCAGCGCCGGTGGGCGATCGTCTCCGCCGGCTCCGACTCGGCCGCCGCACCGGTCAGTGAGGTCTCCGGCGGCGTCGTCGACGAGGCCGGCCTGGGCTCGACCTGGACGCACGTCACGGCCGCGTTCGACGCTTCGACCGGGACGGCACGCCTGTACGTGAACGGCGACCTGGTCGCCGACGGCCCGTGGCAGGGCCGGTGGCCGGCCAACGGACCGCTGACGCTCGGTGCCGGCCGGGACGGCGGCGCCTGGACCGGGCAGTGGTACGGCGCGCTCGACGACGTCCGCGTCTTCCACGGTGTGGGCACCGACGGCTGGGTGCGCACCCTCGCCACCGGCTGA